Genomic segment of Candidatus Delongbacteria bacterium:
ACCGGCCTGGCACCGACCTGGCACCGGCCTGGCACCGACCTGGCACCGGCCTGGCACCGACCTGGCACCGGCCTGGCACCGGCCTGGCACCGGCCAGACACCGACCTGGCACCGGTCTGGCACCGGCCTGGCACCGACCTGGCACCGGTCTGGCACCGGTCTGGCACCAAATCCAATGCCATCACCGTGTCTCCGTGACCCGGTGTTGAGAATTTTCAGGCGCGTGGGGTCTCGTCATGTCCCAGCATGGTCCACCTTGAAGGCTTCGTCCAGGCCCGCGAACAGGCCGCCGCCCAGGCGTGCCAGCGGATCCAGCACTTCGGGCCGGGGCCGGCCGCGCTCGTCCAGCGCGTCCTCGCGCACGTGGGCGGCGAGGATCCGCCCGATCAGCAGGTCCACCGGGCCGTTGCCCAGCTCCAGCCAGCGCTCCACGCGACATTCCAGCTGGGTGTGCGTGCCCGCCACCCGGGGCGCCGCCACCCGCACGGACGGCAGGGTGTGCAGCCCCAGCGCCGTCAGTTCGCTCTCGCCGTAGGGCAGCTCGGCCGCACTCTCGAACACCTCCCGGGCCTGGGCCCGGCCGGGCAGGTTCACCACGAACTCCGGCCGCTCGCGCAGATTGCGCACCGTGTCCTTGGGCCCGCCGTCCCGCCGGGCGAAGCTCACCAGCAGCAGGGGCGGATCCGCGCAGATGCAGTTGAAAAAGGAAAAAGGCGCCAGGTTGGCGCCGCCGTCCGGGTTCAGGCTGCTGATCCAGGCCACGGGCCGGGGAATCACCAGCGCGGTCAGCAGGTGATAGGCCGCCTGCGGACTGCGCGCCTCCAACCCGAGGTTCAGGTAGCGGGGCTCACTCATCCAGCACGCCGCCGTAGGTGAAGCCGACCCGGGAGAGAGCCTCCGCCAGGGTCGCCGCGTCGGGCAGCGCGTCCCCGCTCAAGCGCACCCGGCCGCGCTCCAGCTCCACCTCCGCTGCCAGCCCCGGGGCCAGCGATTCGAGGGTCTTTTTCACCTGTGCCGTGCAGTGGCCGCAGTTCATGCCGCCCACGACGATGCTCCGTTCCGCCATCGGGGTCTCTCCTATTCGCCCTGCGCCCGGCCACGGACCAGGCAGGCCTGTTCGGCCGCGCGCACCCGCTCGATCTGTGAGCCGGAGCAATCCAGGCTGACGCCCAGGTCCTGGATCAGACCGTCCGCCAGCCGGTAGACCAGGCCGTGCACCTGGACGGGCCAGTCGCGCTCCCAGGCCTCGCGCAGGATCTTGGTCTTGGCCAGGCGCTCCACCTGTTCAATGATGTTGAGTTCGCAGAGCGTGTCCCGCAGCTGCCGGCCGGCCAGCCCCGCCAGACCCGCCGCGTGCCGCGTGCGCATTTCGCGGATGCTCCAGATCCAGTAGTCCACCAGGCCGTGGGCGCTGTCCTCCAGGGCCGCGCGCACGCCGCCGCAGTCGTAGTGGCCGCAGACGATCACGTGCTCCACGCGCAGCACCTCCACGGCGAACTGCAGCATGGACATGCAGTTCAGATCGCCGGGCTGCACCAGGTTGGCCACGTTGCGATGCACGAAGACCTCGCCCGGATCCAGCCCGATGATCTGGTTGGCGGGCACGCGCGAATCCGAGCAGCCGATCCAGAGCCAGCGCGGATTCTGCTGATCCACCAAACGCGTAAAGAAGTCGGGATCCGCCGCGCGCATGCCGGCGGCCCAGGCGCGGTTGTTGTGGAACAGCGGCGTCAGGCTGGCGTGGCAGGTGTCCATCAGCGGTCCTTTCGCCAGAAGCGCAAGAAGAAGAACAGGGCCTCCAGCCCGCCCACCCCAAGCAGGATCAGGCAGACCGTCAGGAAGGCGTAGGGGCTGTCGGCCCCGGGAATGCCGTTGACGTTGATGCCCAGCAGGCTGGTCAACAGACTGAGGGGCAGGAAGATCGCCGCCACCAGCGAGAGCAGGAACATGGTGGAGTTGATCTTGTCGGACAGGTGCGAACTCAGTTCGTCGTGGGTGACGGCGGCCCGGTCGCGCAGGGTGTCCAAATCCTCCACGATGCGGATCAGGCGGTCCGAGGCCTCGTGCAGGTGGGCGCGCTCCACGGGACCCAGCAGGGTGTCCGGCTCCAGCGAGAGGGCCGTGACCACCTCGCGCATGGGGGCCAGGTGGCGCCGGATCTCGATGCAGGCCCGCCGGTGCTGGCCCACGCGCCGGCGCAGGCCGGCCTTGGGATTGCGCAGCACCTCCTCCTCCAGCAGGTCGCCGTCCTCCCCCAGCTCGTCCATGACGGGACCCAGCCGATCCAGGATGGTGCGCACCGCGGCCGCCAGCCAGGCGCCGGGATCCACCGGACCCACGCCCTCCAGCAGGGAGCGCTGCAGATCCTGGACCGCGAACATCGGCCGGCCCAGCACGGAGATCACCCGCCCGGGTTCCAGCCAGACCCGCAGCGCCACCATGTCCTCGGGCTCCGCGCCCGGATTGAGGTTCACACCGCGCAACACCACCAGCAAGCCGCTGCCCAGGCTCAGCCAGCGCGGCCGGGTCTCCGGGGTCAGCAGGGCCTCCTGGATCAGCGGCTCCAGGCCGGATGCCGCCAGACAGGCCCGAGAATCGGGCTGCTCGCGGAGCAGGTGGCTCCAGCTGTAGCCTTCGCCCGGATCCGCCCGGCCCGGCTCGTTCAGGGGCCGCGGCACGCCCTTGCCGGCCCGGACCTCCAGCCGGAAACTGGCCTCCGCCAGCGGCCGCAGGGAGGCCGCGCTCATGCGTCCTCCTCGTCCGCGTCCGGCTCCGCCGCCACTGGCTCCGGGGCGGCTTCTTTGTGCTGGGCCGCCGAATCCGGCAGCAGAAGGTCCTCCAGGAACCAGGCGGAGAGTTCGGCCCGGCCGCCCACATCCGCCTTGCGGTACAATTCCCGAGCCTGCTGACGCACGGTCCGCTCGCTGGTCTTCCGGATGTCCGCCACTTCCTTGTGGCTGAGACCCTTGAGCAACAGAATGCCCACGTCGCGCTCCGCCGGGGTCAACCCCCAGCGCTGGAATTGGCGGTCGATGGCCGATCCCAGCCCGGCCAGCAGCGCCTGGGCCTCCTGGCGCCAGCGGGCCACGTCGCTGTGGGCGTCCAGCAGATCCGCCTCCAGCCGGCGGCGGCGCTTGCGCTCCTGCCGCATGTCCCAGACGATGACCAGCACGCCCGCCATGATCAGCGTGGCCATGCTGGTTTCCACCAGGATGTGCAGCAGGCTCTCGCCGCCCTGCAGATCCAGCAGGGGATCCCCCACCAGGAAGACCGTGCAGAGGGTGAAGTAGCCCGCGATCAGCAGGCGATGCTCGAAGAGTCGATGAGAAAAGGCCATGGCGATCTTCCCTACTGTCATGAGGAAAGTAGGGAAGTCGCACGGATGACGCATTGCGCCGGGGCCGCCCCGGCCCTAGGTTGGGGCGAGCTCGAACCGGATTCACGATTGCCTGTCCAGACAGGGGAGTTGGATGGATTTGCTGCATGCCATCGGCTGGCTGGGACAGGGGGCGTACTTCGTGCGCTCCCTGTTGCAGTGGCTGATGTCCGAAAAGCTGCGCCGCAGCACCATCCCCGCGGGCTTCTGGCTGCTCAGCGTCCTGGGCGCCCTGGCCCTGCTCAGCTACGCGGCCCTGCGCCACGACGCCGTGATCATCCTGGGTCAGGCGGTCAATCTGGCCATCTACCTGCGCAACCTGCACCTGGAATCCCGCCCCCAGGCGGCATTGTCCACTTCCAGCCTGCGGCTGGCCCTGGGCGGCCTCGCGCTCAGTTTCCTGCTGCTCTGCCTGCTCAGCCTGAAGCTGGACCATTCCCCCTGGATGTTGGTGGGCTGGGCCGGGCAGCTGATCTTCCTGACCCGCTTCCCTCTGCAATGGTGGCGGGCCGAGCGCTCGGGCAAGGTGGACCTGCCGGCCACATTCTGGTGGATCAGCCTGCTGGGCTCCACTCTGTTGTTGCTGTACGCGACCTGGCGCCACGACTGGGTCATCGTCAGCGGGCAGGCCGTGGGCTTGCTGGCCTACGGGCGCAACCTGGTCCTCCTCCACCGGAGCCACGTCGAAGTCGTCGAGACCGGTTCGGCCCGGCTGTGATGAGCCGCCGGCGGGATTGGCTCTGGGCCCTCCTGTTGTTGACGGCCCTCCAGGCTGTCTCCCTCCACAAGAGCTTCTGGGGCGCCCACGGCGAGGCCCGGCGCGCCGAGGTGGCCCGCGAGGTGCTCGAGGACGGCCACTGGTTGGTGCCCACCCTGCTGGGCGAACCCTTCCTGACCAAGCCGCCGCTGCTCTATTGGGCCGGCGCCGGCTCCATGGCCCTGTTCGGGGTCTCCGAGTGGGCCGTGCGTTTACCGGCGCTGCTGGCCGCCCTGCTGGCCTGGCTGGCCATGCTCTCCCTGGCCCGCTCCTACGCGGAGGACCTGGCGGAAGTGGGGTCGCCGCCGGACCACACGCCGGAAGAGGCGGCCCTGGCCCTGCTGGGCCTGCCCCTCTTCCTGGCCATGAGCCTGAATGCCGAGACCGAACCCCTGCTGCTGGCCTGCGGTCTCTGGGCCGTGGCCGGCGTGCTGCGCCTGCCGCCCCGAGGGCAGCCCCGCTCCTGGCCCGGTCTGCTGCTGCCCATCGTCGCGCTGAGTCTGGGCTTTCTGGTGAAGGGGCCGCTGGGCTGGATCTTTCCGCTGCTGGGCCTCGTGGCTTTCGAGAGCGGGCTGCCCGTCCAGCGGCGCCGGCTGGGGGCGGCGGACTGGCTCTGGCTGCTGCTGGGCCAGCTGCCCCTGGTGCTGCCCTGGTTCCTGCTGGTGCTGGCCCGGCACCCGGACGCCCTGCAAATCTGGCTGGGGGAGAGCGTCGCCCGCGTGACCGACGCCGGGTTCCAGGTCCACCGGGAGCCCTGGTGGTACTATCTGCCGCAGCTGGCGGTCTTCCTGCCCGCCCTGCTCTGGCTGGACCCGCGCGTCTGGCGGGAGCGAACCCGGCGCATCCCCCTGCTCTGGCTGGGCGCCGGCGTGCTCTTCCTCAGCCTGGCGGCCAGCAAGCGCGGGCACTATCTGCTCTCCCTGGCCCCGGCGGCGGCCCTGCTGGTTCTCGCGGCGGGTCCGCCCGGCCGCTGGAGCCGTTGGCGCGACCGGCTGCTGGGTGTCCTGACGGTCCTGCTCGCCTTGCTTTTTCCCGCAGCTCTTCTCTTGTTGACGGCCCGGGGTTGGCTGACCTTCTCTCCGGCCCTGCTGGCGGGTTGGGTTCTGGCCCTGGCGGCGCTGGCCCTCTGGTGGCGGCCGCCCGTACGCGGCAGCCTGGCCCGCTGGGGCCTGGTGCTGTTGACGGTCCTGCTGGGCGGGGCCTTCAGCCTGCTGCCGGCGCTGGACGCCTACCGCAGCCCCAAGGCCTTCTACCTGGAGGCCGCGGCGCTGGCCACGGACGGACGGCCGCTGGTCAACTGGCGCAACGACCGCTACTCGGCCTCCTTCCACTTGCGGCGGCCGGTCCGGCCGGCCCGCACGGTGGAGGATCTGGCCCGACTCTTGCCCCGGGGTGGTTGGCTGCTGAGCCAGGAGCAGGATTTGAAAGATCTGCCCGTGCCGATGGATATCGTGTTGCGCCGGATGCAGCGGGACCCCTTCCAGGCCGATCATCAACGAAGATGGGTGCTGGCGCGCGTGGGGCCTCCGGCCAGTGCGAGCCCGGACCGACCATAGCCAAACACGGGGTGCCATGTCCACGCCCGATTTCAGTCTGATCATCCCTCTTTACAATGAGGAAGAGTCCGTCGCCGCCTTGGCGGCCGAGGTGGAGTCCGCCCTGGCCGGGCTGGACTGGGAGTGCCTCTGGGTAGACGACGGTTCCCGGGACGGCACGGCGGGCTGCGTGCGGAGGCTGGCGACCGCCCAGCCCCGCCACCGGCTGCTGCGGCTGGCGCGCAACTGCGGCCAGAGCGCGGCGCTGCTGGCTGGGCTGGACGAGGCCCGCGGCCGCCTGCTGGGCACCCTGGACGGCGACGGCCAGAACGACCCGGCCGACCTGCCGCGGATGATCGCCTTGCAGCGCGCCGGCGGCGCCGATTTGGTGAACGGACGGCGGGCCGTCCGCCGGGACAGCTGGCTGCGCAGGGTGTCCTCGCGGGTCGCCAACAGCTGGCGCAATGCCCTGACCGGCGAGAGCGTGGCCGACGTGGGCTGCGCCATCCGCGTGTTCCGCCGGGAGTGCGCGCGGCACCTGCCGCCTTTCAAGGGCATGCACCGCTTCCTGCCCACCCTGATCCGGCTGGATGGCTGGAGCCTGGTGGAGCTGGAGGTGGCGCACCGCCCGCGCCAACGCGGCGTGTCCAAGTACGGCGTGGGCAACCGCCTCTGGGTGGGCATTCTGGACACCTTCGGGGTGATGTGGCTGAAGCGGCGCCACGCGCATTATCAATTGGCAACGGAGGACGCACCGGATGGCCCGAACTCCTGAGGCCCGCATTCGCTGGTGGCTGGTGCTGCTCTACGTGGCCAGCCTGGCGGCCATCGCCTGGTGGTTCCTGCAGGGCTGGGATTTCTACCGGCTGGACGCGGCCGCGCGGCCGCGGCATCCCGACTACGCCCGGCTGACCTCGGGCGGCGCGCTGGGCCATCCGCTGGGCGTCGCGGGTTCGCTGTTGATCGTCCTGCTGCTGCTCTACATCCCGCGCAAGCGCTGGAAGGCGCTCGCGCGCTGGGGCTCCCTGCGCACCTGGCTGGACGTCCACATCTGGATGGGGCTCAGCGGACCCCTGCTCATCTTGCTGCACTCCGCTTTCAAAGTGGGCGGGCTGGTCTCCTTCTCCTTCTGGTCCATGACCGCCGTGGCCGTCTCGGGCGTCCTGGGACGCTACCTCTACCTGCAGATTCCCCGCGACGAGAGCGGCGAGGAGCTGGACAGCCGGGGCATCCAGTCGCGCCAGGACAACTTGCTGGCCGAAGCCGGGCTGGAGTGGGAACGACTGCCGCTGGCCATCCGCGCGCGGCTGGCCGGTCCGGCGGGTGGACTGGCCTCCTGGCTGCGCGACGACCTGGGCTGGTGGGCGCGGCGGAGCGCCTGGCGGCGCGAGCTGCAGGCCGCGGGAGTGGGCGACCCGACCATGGCCTTGCAGGCCCTGCGGCGGCTGGAAGTGCTGCAGCGCCGGCGCGGCGCCCTGGACGCGGCCAAGCGTCTGCTCCACTACTGGCACGTCTTCCACCGGCCCTTCGCCTTCATCATGGTCCTGTTCATGCTGATCCACATCGTGGTCGCCCTGCTCTTCACCTCCAGCCACGGGCTGCCCACATGAGCGGCGAAGCCCTGCTCTACCTGGCCAGCGGCGCGCTTTGCGCCCTGGTCGTCTGGCTCTACCTGCGGCGGGAGGCCCGCCAGAGCGGCGAGATGCAGCACCGGCTCGAGGAGGCGCGGGCCCGGGGTCTGACCGAGCCCGCCAGCCTGCATCCGCGCATCGACCCCGGGCGCTGCATCGGCAGCGGCGCCTGCGTCCGGGCCTGCCCGGAAAAGCACGTGCTGGGCCTGGTCAACAACCGCGCCGTGCTGATCAACGCCAGCGCCTGCATCGGTCACGGCGCCTGCGAGGCCGCCTGCCCGGTGGAGGCCATCGA
This window contains:
- a CDS encoding lipid-A-disaccharide synthase N-terminal domain-containing protein, coding for MDLLHAIGWLGQGAYFVRSLLQWLMSEKLRRSTIPAGFWLLSVLGALALLSYAALRHDAVIILGQAVNLAIYLRNLHLESRPQAALSTSSLRLALGGLALSFLLLCLLSLKLDHSPWMLVGWAGQLIFLTRFPLQWWRAERSGKVDLPATFWWISLLGSTLLLLYATWRHDWVIVSGQAVGLLAYGRNLVLLHRSHVEVVETGSARL
- a CDS encoding flavin reductase family protein; this translates as MSEPRYLNLGLEARSPQAAYHLLTALVIPRPVAWISSLNPDGGANLAPFSFFNCICADPPLLLVSFARRDGGPKDTVRNLRERPEFVVNLPGRAQAREVFESAAELPYGESELTALGLHTLPSVRVAAPRVAGTHTQLECRVERWLELGNGPVDLLIGRILAAHVREDALDERGRPRPEVLDPLARLGGGLFAGLDEAFKVDHAGT
- a CDS encoding CorA family divalent cation transporter — protein: MSAASLRPLAEASFRLEVRAGKGVPRPLNEPGRADPGEGYSWSHLLREQPDSRACLAASGLEPLIQEALLTPETRPRWLSLGSGLLVVLRGVNLNPGAEPEDMVALRVWLEPGRVISVLGRPMFAVQDLQRSLLEGVGPVDPGAWLAAAVRTILDRLGPVMDELGEDGDLLEEEVLRNPKAGLRRRVGQHRRACIEIRRHLAPMREVVTALSLEPDTLLGPVERAHLHEASDRLIRIVEDLDTLRDRAAVTHDELSSHLSDKINSTMFLLSLVAAIFLPLSLLTSLLGINVNGIPGADSPYAFLTVCLILLGVGGLEALFFFLRFWRKDR
- a CDS encoding carbonic anhydrase; translated protein: MDTCHASLTPLFHNNRAWAAGMRAADPDFFTRLVDQQNPRWLWIGCSDSRVPANQIIGLDPGEVFVHRNVANLVQPGDLNCMSMLQFAVEVLRVEHVIVCGHYDCGGVRAALEDSAHGLVDYWIWSIREMRTRHAAGLAGLAGRQLRDTLCELNIIEQVERLAKTKILREAWERDWPVQVHGLVYRLADGLIQDLGVSLDCSGSQIERVRAAEQACLVRGRAQGE
- a CDS encoding glycosyltransferase family 2 protein translates to MSTPDFSLIIPLYNEEESVAALAAEVESALAGLDWECLWVDDGSRDGTAGCVRRLATAQPRHRLLRLARNCGQSAALLAGLDEARGRLLGTLDGDGQNDPADLPRMIALQRAGGADLVNGRRAVRRDSWLRRVSSRVANSWRNALTGESVADVGCAIRVFRRECARHLPPFKGMHRFLPTLIRLDGWSLVELEVAHRPRQRGVSKYGVGNRLWVGILDTFGVMWLKRRHAHYQLATEDAPDGPNS
- a CDS encoding helix-turn-helix transcriptional regulator; the protein is MAFSHRLFEHRLLIAGYFTLCTVFLVGDPLLDLQGGESLLHILVETSMATLIMAGVLVIVWDMRQERKRRRRLEADLLDAHSDVARWRQEAQALLAGLGSAIDRQFQRWGLTPAERDVGILLLKGLSHKEVADIRKTSERTVRQQARELYRKADVGGRAELSAWFLEDLLLPDSAAQHKEAAPEPVAAEPDADEEDA
- a CDS encoding heavy metal-associated domain-containing protein gives rise to the protein MAERSIVVGGMNCGHCTAQVKKTLESLAPGLAAEVELERGRVRLSGDALPDAATLAEALSRVGFTYGGVLDE
- a CDS encoding glycosyltransferase family 39 protein encodes the protein MSRRRDWLWALLLLTALQAVSLHKSFWGAHGEARRAEVAREVLEDGHWLVPTLLGEPFLTKPPLLYWAGAGSMALFGVSEWAVRLPALLAALLAWLAMLSLARSYAEDLAEVGSPPDHTPEEAALALLGLPLFLAMSLNAETEPLLLACGLWAVAGVLRLPPRGQPRSWPGLLLPIVALSLGFLVKGPLGWIFPLLGLVAFESGLPVQRRRLGAADWLWLLLGQLPLVLPWFLLVLARHPDALQIWLGESVARVTDAGFQVHREPWWYYLPQLAVFLPALLWLDPRVWRERTRRIPLLWLGAGVLFLSLAASKRGHYLLSLAPAAALLVLAAGPPGRWSRWRDRLLGVLTVLLALLFPAALLLLTARGWLTFSPALLAGWVLALAALALWWRPPVRGSLARWGLVLLTVLLGGAFSLLPALDAYRSPKAFYLEAAALATDGRPLVNWRNDRYSASFHLRRPVRPARTVEDLARLLPRGGWLLSQEQDLKDLPVPMDIVLRRMQRDPFQADHQRRWVLARVGPPASASPDRP